In Patescibacteria group bacterium, the following proteins share a genomic window:
- a CDS encoding glucose-6-phosphate isomerase family protein, producing the protein MTNLTDKIGFSALLEENGRLSFGAAVDVEKVSERKFSDLRPVAANQDVPLSDNSSYLMYRGVKKMADAEKISNSNLRFDLTVVPPAKIGDEYIKTIGHYHPNKQGTNFQYPELYYVASGVATCLVQNLENGIVTDVIICQVEEGNSIVIPPGYGHATINAGNRTLVMANWVCNGFDSDYSEFENKQGAAYYILDKFGEKKIVKNPRYGELLPVKNLKSAPKIIGPYLDNPAYDYVTDLSRVDFLRNPEKYLSDLSVANLFE; encoded by the coding sequence ATGACTAATCTTACGGACAAAATCGGCTTTTCTGCTCTGCTTGAAGAAAACGGCAGGCTGTCTTTTGGTGCCGCTGTCGACGTGGAAAAAGTCAGTGAGAGAAAATTTTCCGACCTTCGCCCAGTTGCTGCCAATCAGGACGTTCCACTCTCTGACAATTCTTCATATTTAATGTACCGAGGCGTAAAAAAAATGGCTGATGCCGAGAAAATTTCAAATTCCAATTTGAGATTTGATCTTACCGTTGTGCCGCCAGCCAAAATTGGAGATGAATATATAAAAACCATAGGGCATTATCACCCAAACAAGCAGGGTACAAATTTTCAATATCCGGAATTATATTATGTAGCGTCTGGCGTCGCAACATGTCTTGTGCAAAATTTAGAGAACGGCATTGTGACCGATGTGATTATCTGCCAAGTTGAAGAGGGAAACTCAATCGTTATACCCCCAGGATATGGACACGCCACAATCAACGCCGGAAATCGCACTCTTGTAATGGCAAACTGGGTTTGTAATGGTTTCGATTCTGATTATTCTGAATTTGAAAATAAACAGGGAGCTGCATATTATATTTTAGATAAATTTGGTGAAAAGAAAATTGTCAAAAATCCAAGATACGGAGAACTCCTGCCGGTTAAAAATCTGAAATCAGCCCCCAAAATTATTGGGCCTTATCTTGATAATCCGGCATATGATTATGTTACCGATCTGTCTCGGGTTGATTTTTTGAGAAATCCAGAGAAATATTTATCCGATCTGTCTGTAGCTAATTTGTTCGAATAA
- a CDS encoding tRNA-dihydrouridine synthase family protein produces MNNIWTRKNPHNPLLVLSPMAGYTDSAFRILCKGYGADVVMTELVSADAIAYGKFKVHKVGKVHKVEGKNHSTAELLSFYDDERPIVVQLFGKYPEKFAYAAKWVVENLKPDGIDINMGCPARKVIGSDHGAALLKNPDLACEIVRAVRAEISIPLSVKTRLGWENDNEILDFAPRLAEAGADAIIIHGRTYKDGFKNIARWENIYQIKDQISKIKNKEVSIIGNGDISNYDEAIKRSESGGIKLDGVAIGRATFGKPWIFSAELAVNSLKPTALILKHAKLVYETKGDHGIIEFRKHLLAYLRGFQNAKEMRKQAASIKSIRDIEKIINMIKND; encoded by the coding sequence TGCAAAGGATATGGTGCCGATGTCGTGATGACAGAATTGGTTTCTGCAGATGCGATTGCCTACGGCAAGTTCAAAGTCCATAAAGTCGGTAAAGTCCATAAAGTCGAAGGCAAGAATCATTCTACAGCCGAATTACTTTCGTTCTACGACGACGAGAGGCCGATAGTAGTTCAGCTTTTTGGAAAATATCCCGAAAAATTTGCTTATGCCGCCAAATGGGTGGTGGAAAATTTGAAGCCGGACGGAATTGATATCAATATGGGCTGCCCGGCGCGCAAAGTTATCGGATCGGATCACGGCGCAGCGCTTCTTAAGAATCCTGATTTGGCTTGCGAAATCGTCCGCGCAGTTAGGGCGGAAATATCAATTCCTCTTTCGGTAAAAACTCGTCTTGGCTGGGAAAATGACAATGAAATATTGGATTTTGCTCCTAGATTAGCTGAAGCCGGAGCCGATGCAATCATAATTCACGGCCGAACCTATAAAGATGGCTTTAAGAACATAGCCAGGTGGGAAAATATTTATCAAATCAAAGATCAAATATCAAAGATCAAAAATAAGGAAGTTTCGATTATAGGCAATGGTGATATTTCAAATTACGATGAAGCCATCAAAAGGAGTGAATCAGGGGGCATTAAGCTTGATGGGGTAGCGATAGGTCGAGCCACTTTTGGCAAGCCATGGATCTTTTCTGCAGAGCTTGCAGTTAACAGCTTGAAACCCACAGCTTTAATATTGAAACATGCAAAACTTGTTTACGAAACAAAAGGGGATCATGGTATAATTGAATTTAGAAAACATCTTTTGGCTTATCTTAGAGGATTCCAAAATGCAAAAGAGATGAGAAAGCAAGCAGCTTCGATCAAATCGATTCGAGATATTGAAAAAATAATTAACATGATTAAAAATGACTAA